In Phormidium yuhuli AB48, one genomic interval encodes:
- a CDS encoding Npun_F5749 family FMN-dependent PPOX-type flavoprotein codes for MDLAPWRTHLAGALHRNRSLIYARYLQLATVRSDGTPANRTVVFRGFAEGDRLQIISDRRSAKIQEMSENHHAEACWYFPKTREQFRLGGHLQAVSEAGEDEALQQLRSHLWQTISENARCGFAWPEPGGDRAPLEAFQVSPPNPHTPLETFTLLLLEPIRVDWLKLRGDPQNRYLYQRQENGHWSQRELNP; via the coding sequence ATGGACTTGGCTCCTTGGAGAACTCATCTCGCCGGTGCATTACACCGCAACCGCAGTCTGATCTATGCCCGCTATTTGCAACTGGCTACCGTTCGTTCTGATGGAACCCCTGCTAATCGAACGGTGGTATTTCGGGGGTTTGCGGAGGGCGATCGCCTACAAATTATCAGCGATCGCCGCAGTGCCAAGATTCAGGAGATGAGCGAGAATCACCATGCCGAAGCCTGTTGGTACTTCCCCAAAACTCGGGAACAGTTCCGGCTAGGGGGACACTTACAAGCGGTTAGCGAGGCCGGTGAGGATGAAGCGTTGCAGCAGCTGCGATCGCACCTCTGGCAAACCATTTCCGAAAACGCCCGTTGCGGGTTCGCCTGGCCCGAACCTGGGGGCGATCGCGCTCCCCTAGAAGCCTTCCAAGTCTCCCCCCCCAATCCCCACACCCCCCTAGAGACATTCACCCTCCTCCTCCTCGAACCCATCCGTGTCGATTGGCTAAAACTGCGAGGTGACCCCCAAAACCGCTACCTCTATCAACGCCAGGAGAACGGCCATTGGAGTCAGCGAGAACTCAACCCTTAA
- a CDS encoding cation:proton antiporter codes for MSLDVTAGEALIQNNLEKFLLVLSVSLTVATLSRTVSWMRQIPYTLLLVIVGVFLAFEDVRLVNLSPELILEIFLPPLLFEAGWNLHWKHLKQDLIPVTLFAIVGVMISIFGMGWLLATFTSIPLPVCLLVGASLSATDPVSVIALFRELGVGERLTVLMEGESLFNDGVAVVAFGLLVGLATGSQEFSLQATISNFSVFVGVGVGVGSAIGFGISYLTQRFDLPLVEQSLTLVAAYGTYVITENLGGSGVIAVVTTGVILGNFGSRIGMNPRTRLLVTEFWGFIAFFVNSIVFLLIGDRVQFDSLQESLVPIAIAIGGLLLTRAIGIFGLGGFSNWVAKSDIKLPELTVLWWGGLRGSVSIALALSVPVMLPEREDVIGIVFGVVLFTLLVQGLTTKSLLQNLSLLDENSRKQEYTEVVARRAALERVLQHLQQQQVRSDVPPEFYNYQTSLIQGELNQLQHQLQHLQNEDPDLKDYASQLLKDELLAIEADTYAEFVKSGQLNQELAPFLQGQS; via the coding sequence ATGTCTCTCGACGTCACAGCGGGCGAAGCCCTGATCCAGAATAACTTAGAGAAATTCCTCTTAGTCCTCTCCGTCTCCCTTACCGTCGCCACCCTATCGCGAACCGTGAGCTGGATGCGGCAGATCCCCTATACCCTATTATTGGTCATCGTTGGGGTCTTCCTCGCCTTTGAAGATGTCCGTTTGGTGAATTTGTCGCCGGAACTCATTTTGGAGATTTTCCTACCCCCCTTGCTCTTTGAAGCCGGTTGGAACCTCCATTGGAAGCATCTCAAACAAGACTTAATCCCCGTCACCCTGTTTGCCATTGTCGGGGTTATGATTTCCATCTTTGGGATGGGCTGGCTGCTGGCCACCTTCACCAGTATTCCCCTCCCCGTCTGTCTCCTGGTAGGAGCCAGTCTTTCAGCCACAGATCCCGTATCCGTCATTGCCCTATTTCGTGAATTGGGCGTTGGCGAACGACTCACCGTCCTCATGGAAGGAGAAAGCCTCTTTAACGATGGGGTAGCCGTTGTCGCCTTTGGACTTCTGGTGGGGTTAGCGACGGGAAGTCAGGAGTTCTCCCTACAAGCGACAATTTCTAACTTTTCTGTATTTGTCGGCGTTGGGGTTGGGGTGGGAAGTGCAATTGGCTTTGGTATTTCCTACCTCACTCAACGGTTTGATTTACCCTTAGTGGAACAGTCTCTGACTCTCGTAGCTGCCTATGGAACCTATGTGATTACTGAAAATCTCGGCGGTTCCGGGGTGATTGCGGTGGTGACGACGGGGGTAATTTTAGGGAACTTCGGGTCTCGCATTGGCATGAATCCCCGCACAAGGCTGCTAGTGACGGAATTTTGGGGATTTATCGCCTTTTTCGTCAACTCCATTGTCTTCTTGCTGATTGGCGATCGCGTCCAGTTTGATAGCCTACAAGAGAGCCTCGTTCCCATTGCTATTGCCATTGGCGGCCTCCTCCTGACTCGGGCGATCGGGATTTTCGGCCTCGGCGGTTTCAGTAACTGGGTTGCCAAATCCGACATTAAACTCCCAGAATTAACGGTGTTGTGGTGGGGAGGCCTGCGAGGCTCCGTCTCCATCGCCCTGGCTTTAAGTGTTCCCGTGATGCTTCCGGAACGGGAGGATGTCATCGGCATTGTTTTCGGGGTTGTATTATTTACCCTTCTGGTGCAAGGCTTAACCACCAAATCCCTGCTTCAGAATCTCTCCCTCCTGGATGAAAACTCCCGTAAACAGGAGTATACGGAAGTTGTGGCGCGTCGTGCTGCCCTAGAGCGCGTCTTGCAACATCTCCAACAGCAACAGGTGCGATCGGATGTACCCCCAGAGTTTTACAACTATCAAACCTCGCTGATTCAAGGAGAACTCAACCAGTTACAACACCAACTCCAACACCTTCAGAACGAAGATCCAGACCTAAAAGACTATGCCAGTCAACTCCTTAAGGATGAACTTCTGGCGATTGAAGCCGATACCTATGCCGAGTTTGTCAAATCTGGCCAATTAAACCAAGAACTGGCTCCCTTCTTGCAAGGACAGTCCTAG
- the accC gene encoding acetyl-CoA carboxylase biotin carboxylase subunit gives MQFSKILIANRGEIALRILRTCEEMGIATVAVYSTVDRHALHVQLADEAVCIGEPSSNKSYLNIPNIISAALTRNATAIHPGYGFLAENARFAEICADHQIAFIGPSPESMRQMGDKSTARETMKQIGVPTVPGSDGLLHDEQEALTLASKIGYPVMVKATAGGGGRGMRFVRNPEELPKLFLAAQGEAEAAFGDPGIYLEKFIERPRHIEFQILADQHGNVIHLGERDCSIQRRHQKLLEEAPSPALDPKLRQRMGKAAVKVAKAINYVGAGTVEFLLDGSGNFYFMEMNTRIQVEHPVTEAICGLDLIAAQILVAQGEKLPVNQNQVELRGHAIECRINAEDPDRNFRPHPGRISGYLPPGGIGVRVDSHVYTDYEIPPYYDSLIGKLIVWGLTREQAIARMKRALRECAVTGIPTTIGFHQKILDSPEFLSGTVYTNFVEQFMAEEGKRQ, from the coding sequence ATGCAGTTTTCGAAAATTCTCATTGCCAACCGAGGTGAAATCGCCCTCCGTATCCTCCGAACTTGCGAGGAGATGGGCATTGCCACCGTCGCCGTCTACTCCACGGTCGATCGCCATGCGCTCCATGTACAACTGGCTGATGAGGCTGTGTGCATTGGTGAACCGTCGAGTAATAAAAGCTATCTCAATATTCCCAACATCATCTCGGCGGCCTTAACTCGCAATGCTACGGCCATTCATCCCGGTTATGGCTTCCTGGCAGAGAATGCTCGCTTTGCGGAGATTTGCGCTGATCACCAAATCGCTTTTATTGGCCCTTCCCCTGAATCGATGCGACAGATGGGGGATAAGTCCACGGCACGGGAGACGATGAAACAAATCGGAGTTCCCACGGTTCCCGGCAGTGATGGCCTACTTCATGATGAGCAGGAGGCCCTGACTCTGGCTAGCAAGATTGGCTATCCGGTGATGGTGAAGGCGACGGCTGGGGGTGGGGGCCGAGGGATGCGTTTCGTTCGCAATCCGGAGGAGTTACCGAAACTGTTTTTGGCGGCCCAGGGGGAAGCTGAGGCGGCGTTTGGTGATCCGGGAATCTATCTGGAGAAGTTTATTGAACGGCCTCGCCATATTGAGTTTCAGATTCTCGCGGATCAACATGGCAATGTGATTCACTTGGGGGAACGGGATTGTTCGATTCAACGACGACATCAGAAACTCCTGGAAGAAGCCCCCAGTCCCGCTCTGGACCCTAAGTTACGACAACGGATGGGGAAAGCGGCGGTGAAGGTGGCCAAGGCCATTAACTATGTGGGGGCCGGAACGGTGGAGTTCCTCCTGGATGGTTCGGGGAATTTCTATTTTATGGAGATGAACACTCGTATTCAAGTAGAACATCCGGTGACGGAGGCCATTTGTGGGTTGGACTTGATTGCGGCTCAGATTTTGGTGGCTCAAGGGGAAAAATTGCCGGTTAACCAAAATCAGGTGGAGTTACGGGGCCATGCGATCGAATGTCGCATTAACGCTGAAGACCCCGATCGCAATTTCCGACCCCATCCCGGACGGATTAGTGGCTATCTTCCCCCCGGTGGGATTGGGGTTCGGGTGGATTCCCATGTCTATACGGATTATGAGATTCCTCCCTATTATGATTCCCTCATCGGTAAGTTGATTGTCTGGGGCTTAACTCGTGAACAGGCGATCGCCCGCATGAAACGGGCCCTACGGGAATGTGCGGTCACTGGCATCCCCACCACCATCGGCTTCCACCAAAAAATCCTCGATAGCCCCGAGTTCCTCAGTGGCACGGTCTATACCAATTTTGTGGAACAGTTTATGGCTGAAGAAGGCAAGAGGCAATAG
- a CDS encoding YggT family protein yields MNTLTLTSWTLGILLGVMTLLMIFRIILTWYPQAELNKFPFNLIGVPTEPFLIPTRKLIPPLGGVDIAPIIWVGIFSLIRELLLGQQGLITMMR; encoded by the coding sequence ATGAATACTCTTACCTTAACCAGTTGGACCCTTGGGATTCTCCTAGGGGTGATGACCCTTCTAATGATTTTCCGCATCATCCTCACCTGGTATCCCCAAGCCGAACTCAACAAATTCCCCTTTAACCTGATTGGCGTTCCCACAGAACCCTTCCTAATTCCCACCCGCAAACTAATTCCCCCCCTAGGAGGGGTTGACATTGCTCCCATCATCTGGGTGGGAATTTTCAGCCTCATCCGAGAACTGTTGTTGGGCCAACAGGGGTTAATCACGATGATGCGTTGA
- the psbX gene encoding photosystem II reaction center X protein — protein sequence MTPSLMNFFYSLLAGAVIVVIPVVVALIFLSQQDKVSRS from the coding sequence ATGACCCCTTCTTTGATGAACTTTTTCTATAGCCTCCTGGCTGGCGCTGTGATTGTTGTAATCCCAGTCGTGGTAGCCTTGATTTTCTTGAGTCAACAAGACAAAGTGTCTCGGTCTTAA
- a CDS encoding Ycf66 family protein: MVNIGLGLSSLLHAINTPPVLAQVAYGFGWGSLMGIALVLCGVALYLLRTTRPNLARDHDIFFAAVALLCGGILFFQGWRLDPILQFGQFLMTGSAVFFAVESIRMRGIVTQQAKRNTPIVDDERDVSPDYQSYEYEAELEELEPYEPNPPTRRIPGSREVPRRSPREAYSDEPRRPPSRRASGTPPSGRRPPSDGNSPPRRRRPRPDVKRRQVDLKYSDWNDDQVYDAPYGEASSPSRPSRRPPSRSSGPVGAGTPPSGRSRPPQNRPPRPKKQVEARLDDNYSDFYADEASTGPVTSPTVDDGRGPGSDYEVYDRTPPLRNQGPTVPPDDDRFPADEDYDDRFGPNPYDDELEDDNSNQFDR; this comes from the coding sequence ATGGTAAACATCGGACTGGGCTTAAGCAGCCTGCTGCACGCAATCAACACTCCCCCCGTCCTAGCTCAAGTCGCCTATGGCTTTGGCTGGGGCAGTTTAATGGGCATTGCCCTTGTCCTGTGCGGTGTTGCCCTATATTTGCTACGGACAACCCGACCCAATTTGGCACGGGATCATGATATCTTTTTTGCCGCCGTGGCGTTACTCTGTGGCGGTATTCTCTTTTTCCAAGGCTGGCGACTGGACCCAATTTTGCAATTTGGTCAGTTCCTGATGACCGGGTCTGCCGTCTTCTTTGCTGTCGAAAGTATCCGCATGAGAGGGATTGTCACCCAACAGGCGAAACGAAACACGCCGATTGTGGATGATGAGCGGGATGTGAGTCCTGACTATCAATCCTATGAGTACGAAGCGGAACTCGAAGAACTCGAACCCTACGAACCTAATCCTCCCACTCGTCGCATTCCCGGAAGTCGGGAGGTGCCTCGTCGCTCGCCCCGAGAGGCCTATAGCGATGAGCCGCGCCGTCCCCCCAGCCGTCGTGCGTCCGGGACTCCTCCTAGCGGCCGCCGTCCCCCCAGTGATGGCAACAGTCCCCCCCGTAGGCGTCGGCCGCGTCCTGATGTGAAACGTCGTCAGGTGGACTTGAAATATAGCGATTGGAACGATGATCAGGTCTATGATGCTCCCTATGGGGAAGCCAGTAGCCCCTCTCGTCCCTCCCGTCGTCCCCCTAGCCGCAGTTCAGGACCAGTAGGAGCGGGGACTCCTCCTTCGGGGCGATCGCGCCCCCCTCAAAACCGTCCCCCTCGTCCCAAAAAACAAGTTGAGGCCCGGTTAGACGACAACTACAGTGATTTCTATGCTGATGAGGCCAGCACTGGCCCGGTTACCTCACCAACCGTTGACGATGGCCGGGGACCCGGCAGTGACTATGAGGTGTATGATCGCACCCCCCCACTGCGTAATCAGGGACCGACAGTTCCCCCGGATGATGATCGCTTTCCCGCCGATGAGGACTATGATGATCGCTTTGGTCCTAACCCCTATGACGACGAACTTGAAGACGACAACTCCAATCAGTTTGATCGCTAG
- a CDS encoding TolB family protein: MNRGNWQSRGRRGWRGKLQPIALSLAISLGLGGCAGRGPEPPVALDSYYRDQQPALSGDGRLLAFVSGRDGTQSILLYDLQRQQFINLPNLNRDDAIAESPSLSYSGRYLVYLASDRGRPEIELYDRITRRTQVLSSGYRGWVRHPRISPDGRYIVFQTGRRGQWDIEIIDRGPNVELDRRQ; the protein is encoded by the coding sequence GTGAACAGGGGAAATTGGCAATCAAGAGGGCGACGAGGATGGCGAGGGAAACTCCAACCCATCGCCCTGTCCCTGGCTATCAGCTTGGGACTGGGGGGCTGTGCTGGCAGGGGACCGGAACCTCCCGTCGCCCTCGATAGCTATTACCGAGATCAGCAACCGGCCCTGAGTGGTGATGGCCGGTTGCTGGCGTTTGTCTCGGGCCGGGATGGAACTCAGAGTATCTTGTTGTACGACTTACAACGGCAACAATTTATCAACTTGCCCAATCTCAACCGAGATGATGCGATCGCCGAGTCCCCCAGTTTGAGTTATAGCGGCCGCTATCTCGTCTATCTGGCCAGCGATCGCGGTCGCCCGGAAATTGAACTCTACGATCGCATTACCCGCCGCACCCAAGTCCTCAGCAGTGGCTATCGGGGTTGGGTTCGTCATCCCAGGATTAGCCCCGATGGCCGCTATATCGTCTTTCAAACTGGACGCCGGGGACAATGGGACATTGAAATCATTGACCGTGGCCCCAACGTAGAACTCGATCGCCGACAATAA
- a CDS encoding class I SAM-dependent DNA methyltransferase encodes MSTAAHDIVAKLWNLCNILKDDGVTYHQYVIELTYLLFLKMAKETGTERQLPEGYRWYDLEGQTESPLKFYKELLRYLGSYGSTTVKEIFTDAHSSIKKDTTLSKLVTEIDKLDWYNAKREGLGDVYEGLLEKNANEKKAGAGQYFTPRPLIDSMVRVMRPTLDDIIQDPAAGTGGFLIAANRYIREHGNPNSWTKKQKDKYHGNTFYGMEHVQDTHRLALMNLMLHGLDSDPQGAGIHYGDTLSPDGQALPPATLILTNPPFGSKKGGGLPNRSDFEFPTSNKQFCFLQHIYIGMKPGGRAAAVFPDNVLFESNVGRQIRAALMDKCNLHTILRLPSGIFYAQGVKTNVLFFTRGKKQTGNTKEVWVYDLRTNTPQFGRRTLLRREHFTEFEAFFGDDPLGGDASLAQRTETGKKGRFRRFSRDWIAERDDNLDISWLKDEREEENADLAEPPILAQEAISELEAAIAELQDIMQELGEEISF; translated from the coding sequence ATGAGTACTGCTGCCCATGACATTGTTGCCAAGCTATGGAATCTCTGCAATATTCTCAAAGACGACGGAGTAACCTACCATCAGTATGTGATCGAACTGACGTACCTGCTGTTTCTGAAGATGGCGAAAGAAACTGGCACTGAGCGTCAACTTCCAGAGGGTTATCGCTGGTATGATCTAGAGGGGCAAACAGAGAGTCCGTTGAAATTCTATAAGGAGCTGTTGAGATATTTAGGCAGTTATGGTTCTACGACGGTTAAAGAAATTTTTACGGATGCCCATTCTTCTATTAAAAAAGACACAACGCTTTCCAAGCTAGTCACTGAGATTGACAAGCTTGATTGGTACAATGCCAAGCGAGAGGGACTCGGTGATGTCTACGAAGGGTTGTTAGAGAAAAACGCCAATGAAAAAAAGGCTGGGGCTGGGCAGTACTTTACGCCCCGTCCACTCATTGACAGTATGGTGCGTGTGATGCGTCCTACCCTGGATGATATTATTCAAGACCCTGCTGCGGGTACAGGTGGATTCTTAATTGCTGCCAATCGCTATATCCGAGAACATGGTAATCCGAATAGCTGGACTAAAAAACAAAAGGATAAATATCACGGCAATACCTTTTATGGAATGGAGCATGTCCAAGACACCCATCGTCTGGCATTAATGAATTTGATGCTCCATGGGCTAGATTCTGATCCGCAAGGTGCAGGCATACATTATGGTGATACACTTTCACCGGATGGACAAGCCCTACCGCCAGCGACGCTGATTCTCACTAATCCGCCATTTGGCAGCAAAAAAGGTGGAGGCTTGCCCAACCGTTCAGATTTTGAGTTTCCCACCAGCAATAAACAGTTTTGCTTCTTACAACACATTTACATTGGGATGAAGCCCGGAGGTCGTGCTGCTGCCGTATTTCCTGACAATGTGCTGTTTGAAAGCAACGTGGGACGTCAGATCCGGGCAGCTTTAATGGACAAATGCAATCTGCATACGATTTTGCGTTTACCCTCTGGTATTTTCTATGCTCAAGGCGTTAAGACAAATGTGCTGTTTTTTACCCGTGGGAAGAAGCAAACAGGCAATACGAAAGAAGTGTGGGTATATGACCTGCGTACTAACACTCCCCAGTTTGGACGTCGGACATTGCTGAGGCGTGAACATTTTACTGAGTTTGAAGCCTTCTTTGGTGATGATCCTTTGGGTGGTGATGCTAGTTTGGCACAGCGTACTGAAACTGGAAAGAAAGGACGCTTTAGACGATTTTCCCGTGACTGGATTGCTGAACGTGACGACAATTTAGACATTTCTTGGCTGAAGGATGAACGCGAAGAGGAGAACGCCGACTTAGCTGAACCTCCAATACTTGCCCAGGAAGCAATCAGTGAACTGGAAGCGGCCATAGCGGAGTTACAGGACATTATGCAAGAATTGGGAGAAGAAATCAGTTTTTAG
- a CDS encoding restriction endonuclease subunit S, translating into MSVEIPEGWARCKIGEVTQIVSGGTPPSKDLTNFTTEDGISWITPADLSGYKDIYISRGRRNLSDKGFSACSATKIPSGSVLFSSRAPVGYVAIAANELTTNQGFKSFVLPEGLDSRFVYFYLKYIKPVAESMATGTTFKELSSSVAAQLPLALAPLKEQKLIADKLDRLLVRVDACHDRLERVSCILKDFRQAVIADATSGKLTENWRAEHRNVDFNREIGDELTEFCFADARCFGNFRFPVSWNVARLGEIAEIVGGITKDSKKQDPAYEELPYLRVANVQRGFFDLREIKTIRVPQQRIEELLLTRGDILFNEGGDIDKLGRGWVWDSEIERCTFQNHVFRVRLKNKFFEPKFFSWYGNSRGAAYFLSVGKQTTNLASINKSLLSALPIVIPPVEEQSEIVRRVEVLFGYADRIDACYQNALTRVEQLTPILLSKAFRGELVPQDPDDEPASVLLERIKSEKRGMDSKRKTTRTVRSKTKEKSTNFMPKSLDDCVKALRSAFQKLGGQTDADKLFDQAGFQAEEVVQFYEALRLTPEVRVAFEKSTQEYSVETQSSIAKGGNDHSSQKGSFRLIELWLEDFKNLTDYTVRFDSSHSIDIVLGWNGTGKSNLFEALVIIFRDLYKWWEKNQWTENPMKGYRLRYVVNEKIIEISWQPGAMKRPKLKMGTLQAEKDEPEQLKSIARHKLLLPRFIFGYYSGPTNRLADHFLPMNQAHYNSLRDAKSDDPETLANLLEKRRFFCAENHHAKYVLLAFFHKEDLAIRQFLEERLRIVGFESALFVIRKPRWARSGKAAEFWGARGVMRRVMERLRRFAIAPMVVKQTVREGYRSRSEEHYYFFLPDLQSLHAFAAEYQDARTFFLALESIDFSELIYDLNIQVRVDATKTEQVAITFHELSEGEQQLLMVLGLMRFTKSHQSLVLLDEPDTHLNPHWSVDYLKLLTRVMSENSGQSEEQQTSQILMSTHDPLVIASLLKEQIHLLKRDWQTGACKWDQPTVNPRGLGFTGILTSEMFGMRSDLDEETLADLDTKVRLVAKEDSLTPEEAIELEEVNKRLEDAGFQKAFSDPYYAAFIRAWSRRYSDLMTGTRFLSPEQREEVDQIAGEVLEEVLAELQAEVAN; encoded by the coding sequence GTGAGCGTGGAGATACCAGAAGGATGGGCTCGCTGCAAAATTGGCGAAGTTACCCAAATAGTTAGTGGAGGGACTCCTCCATCAAAAGATTTGACTAATTTCACTACTGAAGATGGCATTTCGTGGATCACACCTGCTGACCTAAGTGGCTACAAAGATATATATATCAGCCGTGGTAGAAGAAATCTTTCCGACAAGGGATTTTCTGCTTGCTCAGCTACAAAAATTCCATCAGGTAGTGTACTCTTCTCCAGTCGTGCTCCAGTTGGTTATGTTGCAATCGCTGCCAATGAATTAACCACTAATCAAGGATTTAAGAGCTTTGTATTACCAGAAGGTCTTGATAGTCGATTTGTCTACTTTTATCTAAAGTACATTAAACCTGTTGCTGAATCTATGGCAACTGGTACAACTTTCAAAGAACTTTCAAGTTCGGTTGCAGCTCAGCTACCGTTGGCACTTGCACCACTTAAAGAACAGAAACTGATTGCTGATAAGCTTGATAGATTGCTAGTACGGGTAGATGCGTGTCACGATCGCCTAGAGCGTGTATCGTGCATTCTTAAAGATTTTCGACAAGCTGTTATCGCTGATGCAACATCAGGCAAGTTGACAGAGAACTGGCGGGCTGAACATAGAAATGTAGATTTTAATAGAGAAATTGGAGACGAATTAACTGAGTTTTGCTTTGCAGATGCACGTTGCTTTGGTAATTTTAGGTTTCCCGTAAGTTGGAATGTAGCTCGATTAGGAGAAATTGCAGAAATTGTTGGTGGAATTACCAAAGATTCAAAAAAGCAAGATCCAGCGTATGAAGAGTTGCCTTATTTGAGAGTTGCTAATGTACAACGAGGCTTTTTCGATTTAAGAGAGATAAAAACTATTCGAGTACCCCAGCAGCGCATTGAAGAATTGTTGCTCACTCGAGGAGATATCCTTTTTAACGAAGGAGGTGATATTGATAAGCTTGGTAGAGGATGGGTATGGGACAGTGAAATTGAACGCTGTACATTTCAGAATCACGTATTCAGAGTTCGTCTTAAAAACAAATTTTTTGAACCAAAATTCTTTTCTTGGTATGGAAATTCAAGAGGAGCCGCCTACTTTCTTTCTGTTGGCAAACAGACGACAAATCTAGCTTCAATCAATAAATCTCTTCTCTCTGCATTACCGATAGTTATTCCTCCGGTAGAAGAACAGAGTGAAATTGTTCGCCGTGTAGAGGTATTATTTGGTTACGCTGATCGCATTGACGCTTGTTATCAAAATGCCCTTACACGAGTCGAACAGTTAACACCTATTTTGTTGTCTAAGGCATTTCGTGGTGAGCTAGTGCCACAAGATCCTGATGATGAACCAGCCTCTGTACTGCTAGAGAGAATAAAATCTGAGAAAAGGGGCATGGACTCTAAGCGAAAGACCACACGAACTGTCAGATCTAAAACCAAAGAGAAGTCAACAAACTTTATGCCAAAATCATTAGATGATTGTGTAAAAGCTCTTCGCTCTGCATTTCAAAAATTGGGAGGTCAAACAGATGCTGACAAGCTTTTTGACCAAGCCGGATTCCAAGCAGAAGAAGTTGTGCAGTTTTATGAGGCGTTACGGTTAACTCCTGAAGTGCGCGTTGCTTTCGAGAAATCAACGCAAGAATACTCTGTAGAAACACAAAGCTCAATTGCCAAGGGTGGAAATGATCACTCTTCACAGAAAGGCTCTTTTCGATTGATAGAGCTTTGGTTAGAGGATTTCAAAAATCTGACCGATTATACAGTACGCTTCGATTCCTCTCACAGCATAGATATCGTTCTTGGCTGGAACGGTACTGGAAAATCCAACCTTTTTGAAGCCTTGGTCATTATCTTTCGTGACCTGTATAAATGGTGGGAAAAGAATCAGTGGACAGAAAACCCCATGAAGGGTTATCGACTCCGTTATGTCGTGAACGAAAAAATAATAGAGATTTCTTGGCAACCAGGTGCAATGAAGCGACCTAAGTTGAAGATGGGTACACTTCAAGCAGAAAAAGACGAGCCTGAGCAATTGAAAAGTATTGCCCGCCACAAACTCTTATTACCTCGATTTATATTTGGTTACTATTCAGGACCTACAAATCGCTTAGCTGATCATTTTTTACCAATGAATCAAGCTCACTACAATAGCTTACGAGATGCCAAATCTGATGATCCAGAGACTCTTGCTAACCTTTTGGAGAAGCGCCGCTTTTTCTGTGCTGAAAATCACCATGCTAAATATGTTTTACTAGCCTTTTTTCATAAGGAAGATCTTGCTATCAGACAGTTTCTTGAAGAGAGGCTGCGAATTGTTGGCTTCGAGTCGGCATTGTTCGTTATTCGTAAGCCGCGCTGGGCAAGATCTGGGAAGGCTGCCGAATTCTGGGGTGCGCGTGGTGTTATGCGACGTGTCATGGAGCGACTCCGGCGATTTGCAATTGCCCCAATGGTGGTTAAACAGACTGTGAGAGAGGGTTATCGATCAAGGAGTGAGGAACATTACTACTTCTTTCTGCCCGATTTGCAGAGCTTGCACGCCTTTGCCGCTGAATACCAAGATGCCCGGACATTTTTCCTAGCTCTTGAAAGCATAGATTTTTCTGAATTGATCTATGACCTAAACATTCAGGTGCGTGTAGATGCGACGAAGACAGAGCAAGTGGCAATTACATTTCATGAATTAAGTGAGGGTGAGCAACAATTACTCATGGTATTGGGCTTAATGCGTTTTACAAAATCTCATCAGTCTTTAGTGTTGCTTGACGAACCGGATACGCATCTCAATCCCCATTGGAGCGTAGATTACCTGAAACTCCTCACTCGTGTAATGAGCGAGAATTCGGGTCAGTCGGAAGAACAACAAACAAGCCAAATTCTCATGTCAACTCATGATCCTTTGGTCATAGCAAGTCTCTTGAAGGAGCAAATTCACCTTCTCAAACGGGATTGGCAAACAGGTGCTTGTAAATGGGATCAGCCAACTGTTAATCCGCGCGGACTTGGATTCACTGGTATCCTTACGAGTGAGATGTTTGGGATGCGGAGTGATCTGGATGAGGAAACACTTGCTGACCTAGATACAAAGGTTCGTCTAGTTGCTAAGGAAGATTCTCTAACTCCAGAGGAAGCTATAGAACTTGAAGAAGTCAACAAACGTTTAGAAGATGCCGGATTTCAAAAGGCTTTCAGTGATCCATACTATGCGGCTTTTATACGTGCCTGGAGTCGTAGATACAGTGACTTGATGACTGGTACTCGATTCCTCAGTCCAGAGCAACGAGAAGAGGTTGATCAGATTGCTGGTGAAGTTCTCGAAGAAGTCTTAGCCGAATTGCAGGCAGAGGTCGCTAACTAA